In Camelina sativa cultivar DH55 chromosome 17, Cs, whole genome shotgun sequence, the genomic stretch TATATCTTTGATgcttctctatcttcttctttgtgctcTATAGTTGCTCGAATTGCCCTGGTAAAACCTGAGAAAGCTAGAGGTGTAGAGGATGTTATTTTGAGGGCTGCTCAAATGGGACAGATAGTTGAAAAGGTAAAGATCCAGACGCTTTTCCATTTCGTAATTCTTACGTATCATATTATCCATCTAATAGTTATTGAAATACTCTGTTTGCTTTACAGGTTTCTGAGGAGCGGCTTATTACACTGTTGGAACAAATAAACAGCCAAACTGCCAAACAAACGAAAGTCACGGTACAGTTTACACAATCCTCTGAAAAAACAAGTTATTAAAACATGTCTTGCCTTAACCATCAATATCATTGAGTTTAAGTTTATCTCATATGTGTTTACAGATCCATAGGCGCCGCGGGGTGGATGACGATTAGGAAGAAGGATATTATGATGTACTCGGAACATCTATGGGGCATCTCACTGTTGAGTTGGTGAAGTTCACTAAGATCTACTGTTAAATATGTTTATTGTGAGTGAATCTTTATGACTTTCTTCCAAATGCTTGGgataaaattaaagtaaaactGAAACTCTGCATTTTTATTTCTGGCATTTCGTCTGTGAACTATCTTCATCATATGCTCTCTCTTCCCATTGACTATTTTATGATTTGAATATTATTAGAAAGAAGAATGATTTTGTTCTATTTTCTACCTCgcatatataattttgatgCTATTGCTAGAAATTTTTGATTTGCTCAAGTCATTTTGTGGATAGctcatgttttaattttaaatttgaataattcaAATAAGTATTTCAACTTCTATCGGTAGCGAAGGATTGATTGTAGCCTACTCCATCATAATAAGTAACGCCTCAGTTTAAGCCCTGTTATATATATTGACTATAAGAAAAATGTTAGTTTTGATTATCAAAAACagtgagaaataaaaaaaatgctaCTCAAAGTAGTTAGCTGTTacttcaaataattaaataaatgggGACATTATTGTAACCAACATGGATGAATGCAAATGTAAGACTTGCTATTATGTAGACACATCTACCTTACTATTTACTACTAAAAAATAATAGACTGCTCTTAGTTCATTTGACACTCAAAGTTGTTAGTTGTTAGTTCAAAGAATCGTAGAGAAAAAGGCGACGTCGTCGTGATGTATATATCTCCTCTTCacaaagtttatatttttgaaataattttcttCGAGATCATTGTTGTTTAAGCGAAAATTTTAACCATTCCATTCTGTAAACCATCTTCTCGCGTAGACGTAGAAGACTTATATGACGCAGTTTTGCAATGATGAAGACGTGGCTATTTTAAAAAACGTAAACTAAAAAAGACAATTAACCTACATTTTATGCAAAGTCTGTTACGGTCCGTACAATTTATCCGATTAATAAAACACAACTCGAATTAACAGTTCCGTTCAATGAAGAAACCAGGGAAGAACCAATTACCCATAAGCGATGGGAAGCCAAGGCGAAATCAACCAAACAAGCGAGAAAATAATACTGTTCAGCATCGATACAATGGAATGGATGGTTAAAAATTTGAGCTCCAATCCTTCTACTGTCCTCTAGATCGGAAAATGAATTAACTCTTTCCCGTTCAAATAGAGATAATATTATTAGGTCTGAAGAGATAATTAACTCCTTCCCGTTCAACTAGAGATAATATAAACtcctcaaataaataaaatccattGTTGACCCAATAGACCACTAGATTTTAAGGCCAGAATTGATATTTGGGCCCAATCAGTgtaacaagataaaaaaaacccaCCAAAAAGCCAAATGTAAGCAA encodes the following:
- the LOC104757852 gene encoding DNA-binding protein DDB_G0278111-like — its product is MVPSTIGLTSCHCTKGKQGGNQQNPEQEKQQDDARREADERREMMLSQILSSQARERIARIALVKPEKARGVEDVILRAAQMGQIVEKVSEERLITLLEQINSQTAKQTKVTIHRRRGVDDD